From one Luteipulveratus mongoliensis genomic stretch:
- a CDS encoding LuxR C-terminal-related transcriptional regulator yields MAEPAASQRLRASPVRGAEIASRRPAMPAVVAGLVALGPEADVDELGRLLDLPVHVVVRDLSVLVRDGIVWREATGWVVADAGRDDTAVDAVVPALASRASRLIDASGAPPPRVARALQRAATSDDEWSRLWLAKHAAELVGQEPELVRNLLERLRLDREEPGVRTALARAYLWCGNLPSAMAQARIVERTAALYEERAAACLVEALAALTAGDAATGLATARRARAMGVGGALGDRLAVLEAQCCTMAADLDGARALMADLRRTADPMTTLCLHNLDAVHHYLDGDQEAALHRLAEAEDLESVVTDPGQRALTLLLRLVCSESATDLSSTLDEAGPLTARLGGTWSSWYDLARALVDLREQSWASVDLGPALERAGRGMARPLHALAAQVALHQGDVATFQKHSEVSESHAQDAVGIAAFYEGLSVTCRILAAELADRPEEMLEQVRALVDGTYGVVAQHAINELMPSLVRVAVRAHDVALAERVLHIAEHERNVRHRGVSAEFAYARALLSGDADDLAAAFVGQADAGSRLLAARCAEDAVVALVASERLGEAREIVERMRDELDAYNLHGVAQRLQAAVRQAGVRLGTRGTQSRRGTSGWTSLTEAERRVAVLVAEGGTNPEIARQLYVSPRTVQTHVSKILTKLGLTSRVEIATAALRRLSS; encoded by the coding sequence ATGGCCGAACCCGCTGCGTCGCAACGACTCCGGGCATCGCCAGTCCGTGGGGCGGAGATCGCCTCGCGGCGACCGGCGATGCCTGCGGTCGTGGCCGGCCTGGTCGCGCTGGGCCCAGAAGCCGATGTCGATGAGCTCGGACGGCTGCTCGACCTGCCGGTGCATGTCGTGGTGCGAGACCTGTCGGTCCTGGTTCGCGACGGCATCGTGTGGCGGGAAGCGACAGGTTGGGTGGTCGCCGACGCGGGCCGCGACGACACCGCTGTGGACGCGGTGGTGCCGGCTCTGGCCTCGCGGGCGTCCCGGCTCATCGACGCGTCCGGCGCGCCACCGCCTCGGGTCGCGCGAGCTCTGCAGCGGGCGGCGACGTCAGACGACGAGTGGTCACGTCTGTGGCTCGCGAAGCACGCCGCAGAGCTGGTTGGGCAGGAGCCCGAGCTCGTGCGGAATCTCCTTGAGCGACTCCGCCTCGATCGTGAAGAGCCCGGGGTGCGAACAGCTCTCGCGCGCGCCTATTTGTGGTGCGGCAATCTCCCCTCTGCGATGGCTCAGGCACGGATCGTCGAGCGAACGGCTGCCCTCTATGAGGAACGTGCCGCCGCCTGTCTGGTCGAGGCTTTGGCCGCCCTGACCGCCGGCGACGCCGCGACCGGGCTTGCGACAGCCCGACGGGCGCGCGCCATGGGCGTCGGCGGCGCCCTGGGCGACCGGCTCGCCGTGCTCGAGGCGCAGTGCTGCACGATGGCCGCTGACCTCGACGGAGCGAGGGCGCTGATGGCCGATCTTCGGCGCACTGCCGATCCGATGACGACGCTTTGTCTCCACAACCTCGACGCCGTGCACCACTACCTCGACGGGGATCAGGAGGCTGCGCTCCATCGGCTGGCCGAGGCGGAGGACCTGGAGTCAGTGGTGACCGACCCTGGTCAGCGAGCACTCACGCTCCTGCTGCGTCTCGTGTGCTCTGAGTCTGCGACCGATCTGTCTTCCACGCTCGATGAGGCCGGACCGCTCACCGCGAGACTCGGCGGCACGTGGTCGTCGTGGTACGACCTCGCCAGGGCCCTCGTCGACCTACGCGAACAGTCCTGGGCTTCAGTGGATCTCGGCCCTGCGCTCGAGCGTGCAGGTCGCGGCATGGCGCGCCCGCTACACGCTCTGGCGGCGCAGGTCGCGCTGCATCAGGGCGACGTCGCCACCTTCCAGAAGCACTCCGAGGTCTCGGAGTCACACGCTCAGGATGCGGTCGGTATCGCTGCCTTCTACGAAGGACTTTCGGTCACCTGCCGGATCCTGGCGGCGGAACTGGCTGACCGCCCCGAGGAGATGCTGGAGCAGGTCCGGGCTCTGGTGGACGGCACGTACGGGGTGGTTGCCCAGCACGCCATCAATGAGTTGATGCCCTCCTTGGTGCGGGTCGCCGTACGTGCGCACGACGTCGCCCTGGCCGAACGCGTACTACACATAGCGGAGCACGAGCGCAACGTTCGCCATCGTGGAGTGAGCGCCGAATTCGCTTATGCGCGAGCACTTCTCAGTGGAGATGCTGACGATCTTGCCGCCGCTTTCGTTGGCCAGGCCGACGCCGGTTCCCGCCTGCTCGCGGCCAGGTGTGCCGAGGACGCCGTAGTGGCGCTGGTCGCGTCGGAGCGACTTGGCGAGGCCCGCGAGATCGTTGAGCGGATGCGCGACGAGCTGGACGCGTACAACCTCCATGGCGTGGCGCAACGGCTCCAGGCGGCGGTTCGTCAGGCTGGCGTGCGGCTCGGCACCCGTGGCACGCAGTCGCGTCGAGGTACCTCCGGCTGGACCAGCCTGACTGAGGCAGAGCGACGAGTCGCCGTGCTGGTCGCGGAGGGCGGTACCAACCCTGAGATCGCTCGGCAGCTGTACGTCTCGCCACGCACGGTGCAGACGCACGTCTCGAAAATCCTCACCAAGCTCG
- a CDS encoding SGNH/GDSL hydrolase family protein has translation MTSGRRRIGLMAAAVALASAVSTPAAVAGTGSREDAAGRYVALGDSYVAGPFVGTLTSHTPGCLQTDGNYPHRVAAALSITLKDVGCSSAATDHVFAPQVTDGVVLGTAPPQLAAVTADATMVSIGFGANDIKTSELMGACVSLFPIGSPCQDHYVKDGVDQIALRIDATAPKFDRVISAVRTKAPHARIFVVGYPAIFPAAGGGCWPLVPVTPSDTQYLRNSFKRLNGVLAARAAAHHVTYVDTYTPSIGHDPCQAPAQRWIEPLIPAAPASVLHPNARGEQGLADALLAAVRTR, from the coding sequence GTGACCAGCGGCCGCCGCCGTATCGGGTTGATGGCTGCTGCAGTCGCCCTCGCGAGTGCCGTGAGCACACCAGCCGCCGTCGCGGGCACCGGATCACGCGAGGACGCAGCGGGCCGCTATGTCGCACTAGGTGATTCGTACGTCGCCGGACCCTTCGTCGGCACGCTGACCTCGCACACGCCAGGCTGCCTCCAGACGGACGGCAACTACCCGCATCGGGTCGCCGCCGCCTTGTCGATCACGCTCAAGGATGTGGGCTGCAGCAGTGCGGCGACCGACCACGTCTTCGCGCCCCAGGTCACCGACGGGGTCGTGCTCGGCACCGCTCCACCACAGCTGGCGGCCGTGACCGCAGACGCCACCATGGTGAGCATCGGGTTCGGAGCCAATGACATCAAGACGAGTGAGCTGATGGGCGCCTGTGTCAGCCTCTTCCCGATCGGCTCGCCATGTCAGGACCACTACGTCAAGGACGGCGTCGACCAGATTGCCCTGCGCATCGATGCCACGGCACCGAAGTTCGATCGGGTGATCTCTGCGGTGAGGACGAAGGCCCCGCACGCGCGGATCTTCGTCGTCGGGTACCCGGCGATCTTCCCGGCCGCGGGTGGCGGGTGCTGGCCGCTCGTACCCGTGACGCCCTCGGACACGCAGTACCTCCGCAACAGCTTCAAGCGCCTGAACGGCGTGCTGGCCGCTCGAGCAGCAGCCCATCACGTGACCTACGTCGACACGTACACACCGAGCATCGGCCACGATCCGTGTCAGGCCCCTGCGCAGAGATGGATCGAACCACTCATCCCGGCCGCACCGGCGTCGGTGCTGCATCCCAACGCGAGAGGCGAGCAGGGCTTGGCCGATGCCCTCCTGGCCGCCGTGAGGACGCGCTGA
- a CDS encoding PucR family transcriptional regulator, protein MTGRVCDTSQMLSDAVVASESVRLLRESREALSLGTLNELVREMPEYSALTDEQLYGDVLAVCRTCIDTFVDAFLSDGGIANVHLVTLRRSAAHAAADGVPMAEMMRVYHLAVRTAIQFSGDRPRANPQDTLALAKSGMVFLELVTTTLAEGYAEARELAVDDAQEARIRLGMDLIENKDEGQVRESAVRAGVDLAGEYAVIAVGLPSAQVGAAVRASDEVRQRVLAARDLRRLCKDALPLLGTNALWVPRGQGALVLVPLDHGGLTWDAALAQLRETLGARHQDMHAGVVRSEWPCDTFAEAARMASRIRDVARDSRRAAGLYELADVAWELQLSHSGPAQSALAELVAPVLERPDLVETLDAYVTFDGHRTRCARALGVHPNTVDNRLARIADLTDRDPTRPGDLAFLVAAVTASRLVRRT, encoded by the coding sequence ATGACCGGTCGCGTGTGTGATACGTCACAAATGCTCAGCGATGCTGTGGTCGCAAGTGAGTCCGTACGGCTCCTGCGAGAGTCGCGCGAAGCCTTGTCCCTGGGCACGCTGAACGAGCTCGTCCGCGAGATGCCCGAGTACAGCGCGCTCACCGATGAGCAGCTGTACGGCGACGTCCTGGCGGTGTGCCGAACCTGCATCGACACCTTCGTCGATGCGTTCCTGTCCGACGGCGGCATCGCCAATGTGCATCTGGTGACCCTGCGCCGCTCGGCCGCCCATGCTGCGGCCGACGGGGTCCCGATGGCGGAGATGATGCGCGTCTACCACCTCGCTGTTCGCACAGCGATCCAGTTCTCGGGCGACCGTCCACGGGCGAACCCCCAGGACACCCTCGCGCTCGCCAAGAGCGGCATGGTGTTCCTCGAGCTCGTGACGACCACGCTGGCCGAGGGCTACGCGGAGGCCCGCGAGCTGGCCGTTGATGATGCTCAGGAGGCTCGAATCAGGTTGGGGATGGACCTGATCGAGAACAAGGACGAGGGCCAGGTGCGGGAGAGTGCGGTCCGCGCGGGAGTCGATCTGGCCGGCGAGTACGCCGTGATCGCCGTCGGACTGCCGTCCGCGCAGGTCGGAGCTGCAGTGCGTGCCTCCGACGAGGTGCGTCAACGCGTGCTTGCGGCCCGGGACCTGCGACGGCTGTGCAAGGACGCCCTGCCCCTCCTGGGCACCAACGCGCTGTGGGTGCCTCGCGGACAGGGCGCACTCGTCCTCGTCCCGCTCGATCACGGTGGACTCACCTGGGATGCGGCTCTTGCGCAGCTCAGGGAAACGCTGGGCGCACGGCACCAGGACATGCACGCGGGAGTGGTCCGCAGCGAATGGCCGTGCGACACCTTCGCCGAGGCTGCACGGATGGCGTCGCGCATCCGCGACGTCGCCCGGGACAGCCGTCGCGCTGCGGGACTGTACGAGCTCGCCGACGTGGCATGGGAGCTCCAGCTCTCTCACTCCGGCCCAGCCCAGTCGGCTCTCGCAGAGCTGGTCGCGCCCGTCCTGGAGCGGCCGGACCTCGTCGAGACGCTCGATGCCTACGTGACCTTCGATGGCCACCGCACGCGTTGCGCTCGGGCCCTCGGGGTGCACCCCAACACGGTCGACAACCGTCTGGCGCGCATCGCCGATCTGACGGACCGCGACCCCACGCGGCCGGGTGATCTCGCGTTCTTGGTCGCGGCGGTCACGGCCAGTCGGCTCGTGCGCCGAACCTGA
- a CDS encoding esterase/lipase family protein, translated as MLKSLITSGMITGVAAGSLAMAGGATAAAQPVAAANPVIVVAGFSSPAIGGLPLAARLQANGTKAYYTAASRDSGTGDITVGAQDLGVMVDKVLKETGATKVDLVGLSMGSLTSRYYVKSLGGDAKVDHLVTVAGPNYGTNRANWAKILNCVGLVSCEQMAIGSDFLNDLNAGSDTIGSVKYTTFRSSWDEVVVPIDNAKLKDGATNILLQDQCPLRFVEHQLSALDGTIADGVMDALANKPVQMNCFAI; from the coding sequence ATGTTGAAGAGCCTCATCACCAGCGGCATGATCACGGGCGTCGCAGCCGGCAGCCTGGCGATGGCCGGAGGTGCGACCGCCGCCGCCCAGCCTGTGGCCGCAGCCAACCCGGTGATCGTGGTCGCCGGATTCAGCTCCCCCGCGATCGGCGGTCTGCCGCTGGCGGCCCGTCTCCAGGCCAACGGCACCAAGGCGTACTACACCGCCGCGAGCCGCGACAGCGGCACCGGTGACATCACGGTCGGGGCCCAGGACCTCGGAGTCATGGTCGACAAGGTGCTCAAGGAGACCGGAGCCACCAAGGTCGACCTCGTGGGGCTGTCCATGGGCTCCCTGACCAGCCGGTACTACGTGAAGTCCCTCGGAGGCGACGCCAAGGTCGACCATCTCGTCACGGTCGCGGGGCCGAACTACGGCACCAACAGAGCGAACTGGGCCAAGATCCTCAACTGCGTCGGACTCGTGTCGTGCGAGCAGATGGCCATCGGCTCCGACTTCCTCAACGACCTGAACGCCGGTAGCGACACCATCGGGTCGGTCAAGTACACGACGTTCCGCAGCAGCTGGGACGAGGTCGTCGTGCCGATCGACAACGCCAAGCTGAAGGACGGCGCAACCAACATCCTGCTTCAGGACCAGTGCCCCCTGCGCTTCGTGGAGCATCAGCTCTCCGCCCTCGACGGCACCATCGCCGACGGTGTGATGGATGCCCTGGCCAACAAGCCCGTGCAGATGAACTGCTTCGCCATCTGA
- a CDS encoding alpha/beta fold hydrolase, giving the protein MKRIAFGLLSLSCVAALSAQSASAQTTESAAAAQNPVIFVHGYGGAADDVSAIKQSFLDAGYSADQIHSLDFPNEQVNETTAQQLSTTVNSVLTQSGASKVDVIGFSMGSLSSRYYLKNLGGTAKVEHFASIAGANHGTASANWCWIITSDKACPQMAPGSTFLKNLNADDETPGTTTQYATWASHSDGTISPPESIQLEGAANHWTAEDTDHVGTLTNPAVQRDVIAFFGAAG; this is encoded by the coding sequence GTGAAGCGCATTGCATTCGGCCTGTTGTCCTTGTCCTGCGTGGCCGCACTGTCCGCTCAGAGCGCGTCGGCGCAGACCACCGAGTCGGCGGCCGCCGCCCAGAACCCGGTGATCTTCGTGCACGGCTACGGCGGTGCAGCGGACGACGTCTCGGCGATCAAGCAGTCGTTCCTCGACGCCGGATACAGCGCTGATCAGATCCACTCGCTCGACTTCCCGAACGAGCAGGTCAACGAGACCACGGCCCAGCAGCTGTCGACCACGGTGAACTCGGTGCTCACCCAGAGCGGGGCGAGCAAAGTCGATGTCATCGGCTTCTCGATGGGCAGCCTGAGCTCGCGCTACTACCTGAAGAACCTCGGTGGCACGGCCAAGGTCGAGCACTTCGCGAGCATCGCCGGGGCGAACCACGGCACGGCCTCCGCCAACTGGTGCTGGATCATCACCTCGGACAAGGCGTGCCCGCAGATGGCGCCCGGATCCACCTTTCTGAAGAATCTGAACGCTGACGACGAAACGCCGGGAACCACAACGCAGTACGCCACCTGGGCCTCGCACAGCGACGGCACCATCTCCCCGCCGGAGTCGATTCAGCTCGAGGGTGCAGCCAACCACTGGACGGCGGAGGACACCGATCACGTTGGCACCCTGACGAATCCGGCTGTGCAGCGTGACGTCATCGCGTTCTTCGGCGCCGCCGGCTGA
- a CDS encoding beta-N-acetylhexosaminidase gives MKLSRRAALSLAGSAVLAPIGVRTAAAAVAAPTTLPVLRQWTAGPSPYAFGQGTRVVIARADEAELSRLATDFAADLRTVTGVPVSTTVGDARPGDILLGLGAVAGSSSSERHRVASGPILKVTAPERSGVFYGSRSVLQWLRQGWTVAGGTATDWPSYPERGLLVDTGRKFLSIPFLRRQIREISYLKLNYLHLHLNDVNGMRLESTTHPEVVSPQHYTQAEMRDLIAYADRYNVRIRPELDFPAHLTPILDAHPELRLVSKSGTVAPELIDLSKPAAYDLMGDLMREFLPMFPGKYWHIGADEYVTNYDDYPQLQAYARTKFGPNATGKDTYHGYFNWANAIVRAHGKTAHAWNDGMAPGGATIKVDTDIVIEHWSRSGPPPWFGPAYSLQQLVDQGHTVMNVPFTPTNYTLGGWASPFNTHPAVMYDTWDAALSVDGSRLRPEDESKNLGSRLALWCDDPAPQTETQIEEALFHRLQVMAQKTLGTKHPWLYASFITNINAVGHAPD, from the coding sequence ATGAAGCTGTCTCGGCGAGCTGCACTGAGCCTGGCCGGATCGGCCGTCCTTGCCCCGATCGGGGTGAGGACGGCGGCCGCGGCCGTGGCGGCCCCGACCACCTTGCCGGTCCTGCGGCAGTGGACCGCGGGCCCTTCGCCGTACGCCTTCGGTCAGGGCACAAGGGTGGTCATCGCCCGGGCGGATGAAGCCGAGCTGTCCCGGTTGGCAACGGATTTCGCCGCCGACCTGCGCACCGTCACCGGTGTCCCCGTCAGCACGACAGTCGGCGATGCCAGACCTGGGGACATCCTGCTCGGCCTCGGCGCCGTGGCCGGGTCATCGTCGAGCGAGCGCCACCGCGTGGCGTCCGGTCCCATCCTGAAGGTCACCGCCCCCGAGCGTTCAGGCGTGTTCTACGGCTCCCGCTCGGTGCTGCAGTGGCTGCGGCAGGGCTGGACGGTGGCTGGTGGCACGGCCACCGACTGGCCGTCGTACCCGGAACGCGGCCTGCTGGTCGACACCGGACGGAAGTTCCTCTCGATTCCCTTCTTGCGCAGGCAGATTCGCGAGATCTCCTATCTCAAGCTCAACTACCTGCACCTCCATCTCAACGACGTCAACGGCATGCGGCTGGAGAGCACCACCCACCCGGAAGTCGTGTCGCCGCAGCACTACACGCAGGCCGAGATGCGCGACCTCATCGCCTACGCCGACCGCTACAACGTGCGGATCCGGCCCGAGCTGGACTTCCCCGCGCACCTGACCCCGATCCTCGATGCTCACCCCGAGCTGCGGCTGGTCAGCAAGAGCGGGACTGTGGCGCCTGAGCTGATCGACCTGTCCAAGCCCGCTGCGTACGACCTCATGGGCGACCTGATGCGCGAGTTCCTGCCGATGTTCCCCGGCAAGTACTGGCACATCGGCGCGGACGAGTACGTCACGAACTACGACGACTACCCCCAGCTACAGGCTTACGCGAGAACGAAGTTCGGCCCGAATGCCACCGGCAAGGACACCTACCACGGCTACTTCAACTGGGCGAACGCCATCGTGCGCGCGCACGGCAAGACGGCGCATGCGTGGAACGACGGAATGGCTCCCGGCGGTGCCACGATCAAGGTAGACACCGACATCGTGATCGAGCACTGGTCCAGGAGCGGCCCTCCACCGTGGTTCGGGCCGGCGTACAGCCTCCAGCAGCTGGTCGATCAGGGCCACACCGTCATGAACGTGCCCTTCACCCCGACGAACTACACCCTCGGCGGCTGGGCCTCACCGTTCAACACCCACCCCGCCGTCATGTACGACACCTGGGATGCCGCTCTCTCAGTCGACGGTTCACGCCTGCGGCCCGAGGACGAGAGCAAGAACCTCGGCTCCCGCCTCGCCCTCTGGTGCGATGACCCCGCACCGCAGACCGAGACCCAGATCGAAGAGGCGTTGTTCCATCGGCTGCAGGTCATGGCACAGAAGACGTTGGGCACGAAGCACCCCTGGCTGTACGCCTCGTTCATCACCAATATCAACGCCGTCGGCCACGCTCCCGACTGA